In one window of Arthrobacter pascens DNA:
- a CDS encoding haloacid dehalogenase type II, whose translation MADSNRPKYISFDIYGTLINFDIDPTTRRLLDGRISEEQWPTFKKQFRGYRFDEVCGDYKPYEAILQDSFDRVCKRWGIGPTEGAGAAFADAVRGWVAHEDVPAPLKLMGDNYKLVALSNADDSFLDISIPKLGADFHAVYTAEQAQAYKPRYQAFEYMLDTLNAKPEDFLHISSHTRYDIHPMHDMGFRNLWVLDRGYDPIGPGYDLTTAKSLDEINKHLGL comes from the coding sequence ATGGCAGACTCCAACCGGCCGAAGTACATCTCTTTTGATATCTACGGCACTCTGATCAACTTCGACATCGATCCCACCACGCGTCGCCTGCTCGATGGCCGCATCTCAGAAGAGCAGTGGCCGACCTTCAAGAAGCAGTTCCGCGGGTACCGGTTCGACGAGGTCTGTGGCGACTACAAGCCCTACGAGGCGATCCTTCAGGATTCCTTTGACCGGGTGTGCAAGCGCTGGGGCATCGGACCGACCGAAGGTGCCGGCGCAGCGTTCGCTGACGCTGTACGCGGCTGGGTCGCCCACGAGGACGTACCGGCTCCGCTGAAGCTCATGGGCGACAACTACAAGCTGGTTGCTCTGTCCAACGCGGACGACAGCTTCCTGGACATCAGCATTCCCAAGCTCGGCGCCGACTTCCACGCCGTTTACACCGCTGAGCAGGCCCAGGCCTACAAGCCCCGCTACCAGGCCTTCGAGTACATGCTCGACACCCTGAACGCCAAGCCCGAGGACTTCCTGCACATCTCCTCGCACACCCGCTACGACATTCATCCGATGCACGACATGGGCTTCCGCAACCTCTGGGTGCTGGACCGTGGCTACGACCCCATCGGCCCGGGCTACGACCTCACCACTGCCAAGTCCCTGGACGAGATCAACAAGCACCTCGGTCTCTAA
- a CDS encoding ABC transporter substrate-binding protein, translating into MKTRNKVQTATAALGVLLALSACGGTAASTPAPDSSKTSNTADISEGVQADAAAVALLPQSIKDKGELTVAMDLHYPPTTFLADDNSTPIGLNPDVARLVAKKLGLKLKFENTGFDTIVPGIDGGRYDFTITTMSPTPERLKVLDMIDYFKAGTSVAVSAGNPLKLTNETLCGKNIAVTAGSTGQLKRLPALSDQTCTSKGQPAINAVTLPNVQDSLTQLASKRVDGILYDTTSLAWAAKQQPGAFTILTPQVNTGSTDLTSVGLKKGSALTPALQKAVQDVLDSSEYKKSLSNWSLESGAITTAKLN; encoded by the coding sequence ATGAAAACCAGAAACAAAGTTCAGACTGCCACGGCAGCCCTTGGCGTCTTGTTGGCCCTGAGCGCCTGTGGAGGCACGGCGGCGAGCACTCCGGCCCCGGACAGCTCCAAGACGTCCAACACCGCAGACATCTCCGAGGGTGTCCAGGCGGATGCGGCCGCCGTCGCACTTCTGCCGCAGTCCATCAAGGACAAGGGCGAACTCACCGTCGCAATGGACCTGCACTATCCGCCGACGACGTTCCTTGCTGACGACAACAGCACCCCGATCGGGCTGAACCCTGACGTTGCCCGCCTGGTGGCGAAGAAGCTGGGGCTGAAGCTGAAGTTCGAGAACACCGGCTTTGACACCATTGTTCCCGGCATCGATGGCGGCCGCTACGACTTCACTATCACCACCATGTCCCCTACGCCCGAGCGGCTGAAGGTCCTGGACATGATCGACTACTTCAAGGCCGGTACTTCAGTGGCCGTGAGCGCGGGAAATCCGCTGAAGCTGACCAATGAGACCCTGTGCGGTAAGAATATTGCCGTCACCGCCGGTTCGACGGGCCAGCTCAAGCGCCTCCCTGCCCTCTCGGATCAGACCTGCACCTCCAAGGGTCAGCCGGCCATCAACGCGGTGACGCTGCCCAACGTCCAGGACTCGCTGACCCAGCTGGCCTCAAAGCGTGTCGACGGCATCCTCTACGACACCACCTCCCTCGCCTGGGCCGCCAAGCAGCAGCCGGGCGCGTTCACCATCCTCACCCCCCAGGTCAACACCGGATCCACTGACCTTACGTCTGTGGGCCTGAAGAAGGGCTCCGCCCTGACCCCTGCCCTGCAGAAGGCCGTGCAGGATGTCCTGGACAGCTCGGAGTACAAGAAGTCGCTCTCGAACTGGAGCCTGGAATCAGGTGCCATCACCACTGCCAAACTGAACTAA
- a CDS encoding amino acid ABC transporter permease, producing MQSLISEESDATMSGINSALKPRLKRRSTFEYVAWVVCSLIGIGILASVSTNPNFKWDVVAKYFTQETILRGLMLTIFLTVASMVLGTLLGLALAVMRSSIVKPIAATAGVYISLFRGTPVLVQLIFWFNIAALYPNLTIGIPFTDISTAIDVNALMAPITAALIGLTLNQAAYMAEIIRGGFSSVGKGQIEAADSLGMSAATKMRKVIIPQAMPSIIPATGNQVIGMFKETSLVSVLGVAELLQSAQLIYARTYETIPLLIVASLWYLVMTLLLSYPQAKLEEKYSRATSRLPRKAKPVVLTDPEGIAR from the coding sequence ATGCAGTCCCTGATCTCCGAAGAAAGTGACGCCACAATGAGTGGGATAAATTCAGCCCTGAAGCCTAGGCTCAAGCGCCGGAGTACGTTCGAGTATGTGGCCTGGGTGGTATGCAGCCTGATCGGCATCGGCATCCTGGCCTCCGTATCCACCAACCCGAACTTCAAATGGGACGTGGTGGCGAAGTACTTCACGCAGGAGACCATCCTTCGTGGTTTGATGCTCACGATCTTCCTCACGGTAGCCAGCATGGTCCTGGGAACGCTCCTGGGCCTGGCGCTGGCGGTCATGAGGTCCTCCATCGTCAAACCGATCGCAGCCACGGCCGGGGTCTACATCTCCCTGTTCCGCGGCACCCCGGTCCTGGTGCAACTGATCTTCTGGTTCAACATCGCAGCCCTGTACCCGAACCTGACCATCGGAATCCCGTTCACCGACATCAGCACCGCGATTGACGTGAACGCCCTGATGGCACCCATCACCGCGGCCCTGATCGGCCTGACCCTGAACCAGGCCGCGTACATGGCCGAGATCATCCGCGGCGGGTTCTCCTCGGTCGGGAAGGGCCAGATCGAAGCAGCGGACTCCCTCGGGATGAGCGCCGCGACGAAGATGCGCAAGGTCATCATCCCCCAGGCAATGCCCTCGATCATCCCCGCGACCGGTAACCAGGTCATCGGCATGTTCAAGGAAACCTCCCTGGTCAGCGTCCTCGGCGTGGCCGAACTGCTCCAAAGCGCCCAGCTGATCTACGCCCGCACCTACGAAACCATCCCGCTGCTGATCGTCGCCAGCCTCTGGTACCTGGTAATGACCCTGCTGCTGAGCTACCCGCAAGCCAAGCTCGAAGAGAAATACTCCCGCGCAACCTCCAGGCTTCCCCGCAAGGCCAAACCCGTTGTGCTCACCGACCCGGAAGGTATCGCCCGATGA